The Natator depressus isolate rNatDep1 chromosome 19, rNatDep2.hap1, whole genome shotgun sequence DNA segment TGCCTACACTAGGTGGGAGATCAGAGACAAGGAGCATGAAGAGATTTACAAGGGCTTGTGAATAAACCTCCAAGATCATACAATCAAAAggtttatatatacatataaaaaatATCTGAGTacatgcatatgtgtgtgtgtatgtatatatatataaaaaagcagGTCCATGTATAACTTTAACTGAGTCTGGTGTGAAATACTATTTTATCATATTATTATGAATGAACCTTGTGTACAACAGGAGCCATCCATAGAAATGCCATTGAGTGGACatttttgtagttttaaaaaatgattccAGAACATTTTTCTCTCTGTTCATATGCTAAAGAGGTTAGCTTATACTATCTCTACCTGCCTTCCTGCAAAAAATAGATAATATATGTTGGATGAATGTTTAACTCTTGCTTCTGTTTTTGTGAAAATAAAACTTAAATGAATCACTTGGGAAAAGTATTAAATTGTGCACTGAAAAGCATTGATTGAAATACCTGCTTTCATATGCTTCTGTTTTACTGAGCTAAATCTCTAGACTAGTCTTATAACCACCATACTTTATCTCCCTCCTCACTGCCTGCTCAGCCATGCCATTTTGGAATCTGCAAGATCAACTGGGAATCAATGCGGACAAATGGATGCTGCATCAAAGCTCAGAGCAGCCCTACAAACGGGCAGCTCTGTGCCATGCCTTTGAGAAGGAGTGGATTGAGTGTGCCAGTGGCATTGGGCAGATTCGTGCACGCAAGGAATGCGGACCAGAATATGAAGACTTCCAAGAATGTATTAATAGGCACAAAACGGTAAGAAGATATGAGCTAGTtatgggcgggggagggaatgAGGTCGAGGGAATGTATATTACACACAGTGTGAACACTGGGATAAATAATAAGGGCTATGCAAAATTTTCAGTCCAGTACAAAAAGCAATAACTATACACCTGTCACTAACCCCTAGGGCCCAACTTCTACCTCCAGATAAACGTCTGAGATTCCTAGTGACTTCAGCGGGAGCCTGAGAGCAGAATTCGGCCGTAGAAATGCATGGTTAGCATGCAGTGAGAAATTTAGTATTCTGTAGAGACAGCAGGGCAGAATATCATCAGTGGATTAGTCCTGTGTCTGActctcaaaacttttttttttttcttggagatTTTGTTCCTAGTCAGTGACTGGTTATTGTTGGGATGAGTACATTGTAAAGTCTGAGCAAATAACCTTGTAGTTAAATTCAGACATGGAACTCTTCAAACTTTGacagtgtttgtgtttgtttataaACCAGATCACTCAAAAAATGCTCTCTTCAGTTCTCTTTCACTGAGGCAACAGATTGGTCAGCTCAGCAGGAAACCCAGTATGTCAGGTGACATTCCTGCCTTGGCTAACTGAGCTACAGAGCTTGTGGAGCATTGCAGCATGCTGTCTGCTTTCCAAGAACTTGAGCTGTGATTCACCCAGCTTCCTGCTCCCCAATGCAATAATCCATGATTCAATAAGGAAAACATGGATTTGGGATCTTTGATGGGTAGACCTGTCTTCTTAAAAGCATGCCAAGGACTCTAGTAATTAGGGATATCAGATAGGTCATTCTGAGTTATATTTCCCAGTTTGTCGTACTGTTTCCTGACTCCAAGGTCTCTAATCCTACTGTAGTCACTATGTGCTTGTACCGTGGAGTTGTTATAAACAAAAACGTTGCCCATTAAGCTGATACAAACATCAGTTAGTAACAGGTAACTGAGCATATGTTATAAAAAGTAGTTTCCCTAGGAGGATATTTAGTGGTTATATAGCactgtacattttcaaaatggtttACGAACGTGAGCCATTACAATGCTGAAGCTGCTTAGATAAGGTTAATTCTGTCTTGTCTTATGGCAAAACAGTGACAGATACGTTTACAAGAGCAGCTTATGTGTAACGGGGCCATCACTGGCAAGTTATTGGGGACACAGGGCAGAAAGGGACTTCAAGAGAAGTAGTAAGGTGGAAGGAAGTTTAGTGTTATTGCTTATTCAGAGCATTGTAAGCAAATAACAAAAGAGGTTAAAGGCTGTGGGGTGAACTCTCAACTCTGAATTTACCCTGTGGTTTCTATGAAAGTTGTATCTTAACTCAAACCCTGTGATTCTTAGTAATAAATGTTTATCATATGGTAGCTGAAAGACCCCAGTCGGGACTGGAGCCCCatttttgctaggtgctgtacaaacatagaaaagACAATCCTTGTCCTGAAGGGTTACGGTGTAAAGGCAAGACTTTCTCTAGTGGTTGCAAGTGTGTGCATGGTGCCTTGTACTTAGGCACATTAGTGACTCCCTTCATGGAGAAGTCTGTTTGGATGCAGTTTTCATTGCAACACAAAATATACTGGGTTACTCAAATATCCCCCATACTGTGGCCCACGTTATTTActtgtttgtaatttttttattggtttttctttttttataataaaaatctcCTCAGTGCTCCTAAAAAGCTATATGCAGCTCTTCATCCGTAataacaagtgtgtgtgtggctgatgggggtgggggtggggggaataacaTTGATAAGGAAACAAATTCTAGTTTAAAGTTTTCCTGGGAGTGGTTACAAATGACAgtggaaagatttttaaaattctgatgaTGTCTATTAAAAGACAGGTAGTAAAatataacaatctgtaacccatgaAATGTTCGTGCATGTGTGTGGTGCTGCAGCTACTGTTGGGATACACGACTATATTTAGTTGTTCACGTTTTTCATTCCATCCAGTGGAGCAATGCACACGTTGTTATATCGATTCTCATTGCAATTATACCCTGTTGGGAGGGGATGTGGTAATACTGTTTTTACTTTAAAACTAGAATGTCCTAGTGCATTTGTGCCAGGGTCCTGACCTGCGAGGCTTTGAAGTAAGCTTCACTATTCCCGCTGCTTCTCTAGTGGCCTCTCTTCCTGCtacaaaatcatagaatatcagggttggaagggacctcaggagatcatctagtccaaccccctgctcaaagcaggaccaatctttAGTCCTTAACTCATTTGTCTTTGGCAGATAATGCGTCTGAAGACAATTGTGGCGCAGAAGAAGAAGCTGATAAAGGAAGGGAAATACACACCACCTGAGCACCACAGTGGCAAACCGGAGGCCAGGCCTTGATCTGCTGCTGGTAACACTGAGCCCCTCTGACAGCAGAGCTAACCATGCATCACCCTCTGTGCACATGTTGTAGGAATGAAACTCTTCTGTTAAAGTTAGCCCAGTTATGCCCTGCGTGCAGCTGTTCTGCTGGCTGTCTCTCTCCTGCAGGCCAGCCATGCAGAGTATATATGTTCTGAATAAAGGACCTGTCACTTTTTAGATTAAGTGATGCCAGTGTCTGTAACTGATCAGTTCAGAAATTAAATATCTCCTTTGGAAGCCTCCTCTTGGCTCTGTCTTGTTTTTCCCGAGGCGTGGCATATGGGTTAGTGTCCTAAGTTTGAGAGGGATCCTAGTGGAACTAGAGCAGCTCACAAATGCATTGTAAAATCTCCTGTGCtgacatttggggcctgatctgcAAAGACACTGGCTGCCCACAACTCcaattgaagtccatgggagctggGAGCGCTCAGCATCCCTGAAAATCAGCCTGTAGTTACCTGCCTTCCCTTCGTTACTTCTGTGTCCTTTAAAAGCCCCTGCCACATATCTTAGTAGAGCATAAACTAGGCTGTCTGGTCACACAGAAAGAACAATGTGCAGATTCCCTGATCTGTGATTCCAGGGGATCATTACTCATCACCAACGTTCTTCCCTTCGGAAATATCTTCACAGCTCTGTACCATATTCATAGTTCTACCATAAAGCTTCAGTGCCCAAATCATAAACTCAGTCCAATCATAAGTCaaatttggatccaaacttcctTAAAGTTCAGCAGTTTGGATCCTGAATTCTGGGGCAGGTCCGTATCTCTGCTTTCTCCATGTGCTGTTAATTGGACCCAGTGAGAGGAGCACGAGTATAAATTTGGAGTCGGAAGGAATCTGAAAGATTGAGTGGCTCATTGTCTTGTTTCTTGTTTTGTGTCCTCAGCTGGAACGCGGAGCCAAACTGCAGCAtttagaacagcttccataagtCAGGTCCTTCTGTtagggcatgtgtgtgtgcatctaGTGCAGTTCAGCGTGTTCAAAATTTACAATGGGAATGACGGTCCATTTACAGCCCGCTCAGTTTCTTCATGTGCTATGGGATCGGTATATACAATGGACATATCAGGGACCTTGAACATTTAAACTGGGTAACAGAACTTCATGGTAAAATATAACATTTGCATTAAGACGCAGAAAGTGTTTGGTCACTGTAGAGAGACAAcatgggtgaagtaatatattttatcacTGTAGATTTCCTCCTGGCCTACCACCTGCAATGAGTTGATTTTTGCTCGGTAGCAATAAACGTTTGCTTTTAAACCTTGTGTGTCAGTATGgtcaacctgaagaagagctctgtggcccttgaaatctggtctctttcaccagcagaagttggtccgtaaaagatattacctcacgcacctcGTCTCTcacatatcctgggaccaatacagtTGTTAAGTCCAATCCATTGTGAGATTCCACTTCGTGTTCTGGGCTCTCCGAATGGATGACTGGCAACAGTCCAGGCTGGCTCTGGCTGTCTGTGGCAATTCCACTTTCTACTACCTTCTACGTTTCTATGCACAGTGACAGCTCCCATTCAACACTTAGGAACTGAGGCATGGTACTCTGGTTTCTTATCTTTTCTTTACAAATGTGAAaggtttatttttgttcttcATTTGCCTGAACACCTAGCTGGTTTTGGGAAATGGTTAAAGCAAATATGTACCCGAGAGCATAGAGGGGAAATGTCTATGCTTTAATCTTGGGCTTTTAATACCCAGGGATTGGGATTTTAATGTTTCATCTTTGATACATGGAGTCTATGAATTTCTTGATCCTCTCAGAAACCTACAACTAAGTTGATGCATGATATAAACACTATAAATTACTGCTGACAGACCAAAACGTTGTTTAGAAGGTGATAAAAGCTTCTCATTATTTTTGATTGAGGATTTATTGTTCTTTAATTCTCTCTCTGCTGATCCCTGCATTTGTCCATCGTTCAGCAGGATATTAAGCCTTATGCATTAGCATTGAGATACGAACAGGCTCCTTGGTCTCAAAGAAGCTGATGAAAGATGGGTGAGAAAAAAAGGGACTCATTTATCTGTTGCTTGCAGAAATGTCTTTTAAGGGGAAAAGAACTCCCAAGTTCACAGAGTAAATTGATTTATGCTCAATTGGTATTTTCTTATGTTTGCTGGACCATGAACCTTCTAAACTACAAGTCTTGTTAAAGGAGCTGGCATTAAATGCTTGGGAGGAGACCCagcaaaagaactagataaagaTATGAGGAAGCATCTACTAAGCCAGCTGTGTGGTCTGTAAATAGCTCTGTTAGGGGagaggcccagtcctgctctccCTCCAATATGAAATTGATCAATTAATAAAGCTTCCTACCGCACACTGCCAAGTCAGCAAGAAAATGCAGCTTGCCTGGATGTGTAAATCTCCCCGCTGCCTACAGAGAAAAGCAAACAGCTAATTATCACTGTCTTCAAACACCTGCACCTGTCGGGGGCTGGGTGGGTAGTGTTGCTGGAGGAACAGTTACTGGATAAAGTACAAGTTGTCTCATAATTGGAACAGGGCAGATCAGTGAATTAGTCGGGGATACAAAGCCTTTCCTCTCAAGCTCCTGGCTCATGGGGCAGATGGTAGAAAGTTGTTGCACTGAAGTCTATTGGGGGGTTGGTGAGAAATGAGTTGGGGGTCTCAGACCAGGTCCTACTGGACAAATGCCGTCATCCCAAAAACTCAGGCTCCCTAGCCCAatcagtctttggcctctctgcttaGACTAAGAACCCTTGAGGTGACACACATGaccaaagccagccctggcttaAGCAGGTGCAACTGGGCTAACGTGTTCTTGGGGCCCTGTGCATCCCTGATTCATGTAGAGAGGAGAGATTAGGCCCTTTCTGTAAGACCTCCCTGTTCTAGGATAGCGCAGATAGATTTTATAGACAGAGTAACTGACTCACAGCAATGTTAAGTTACTTGCATGTGGTCAAACTGggctgggaatagaccccagcAGTCCTAGCCCCTGTACCCTAAGGACTAGACCACACTGTTTTACTTATCAGGTCCAGCTTTGGGCTGGGTCTAATAAATCAGCAAGGAGGGATTTTTCGTCCCAAATCTTGACATAAGCAATATTCTCCGTTTGTGAACCTTGATTAAAAACTTTGTTTGTCAGAGTGAAAGTGtaacaagtatcaaccctgcagCATGTGACTTGCAGGTGAGTAACCAGGGTACTGGGGGGCGTGAGGATCTTACTGGTTTCCTGATGGGAATTCTTCTCCCCCTGCTGCCTCCAAAACACACCTTTCCATTTAATTTCCTCCTGGAGGAGTTTGTGGGTTTTCCCTCCCCCTACAGGCCCCAGATGGATTGGTTTCTATAACCCCTCTGGATTTCTGCAGCTAACTGTTTGATCTGATTCATTTCTGCCATTAACCACATGGTGTGGGATGGAGACATGCTTTTCCCTGGCAGTTTGTAAGGCAAATGGAGTGGGAACCATTAGGAGGATGGAATGCAAATAGAGACCCAAACCCACAAAATTTGGATCATGAGCTGGATCCGGCTTTCAAACAGCCCAAAACCCAAGGGTGGCTGCATGTAGAATTTGGAGTCAGACCCGAAGGCACCTATGAGGCTGAAGCACTTATTTTTGCTCAGCACCACATCCCTTACGTTCACATGGTGACGAATGTGCCTCCCCTTACTGTGAACTGTGTCTGAaaataatgttttgaattaaATCTGGCCTGTCTCAGCTTTTTTGTTGTCGGTGACCCGATTGCTGGGAGGAATGATGTAATTCTGATTCTGTCCTGACCCGATTCTGATATGATTTACGCTAGCATAAAAGAGGAGTAAATCCACGGAACTCAATGGAGTTGTACTGGCATAAGATCCAAATCAGGCTCTGAGTATGGAAGCTCGGGGTAAGAGACAGGAAAGCTTTACCCAGCCAGATTGCATTATATTCTGATAATCCAGAGAAGAACTTTCCTGTGTGATGTTTTCAAATATGAAACCTGTTTAGTGAGGTTTTATGTAAAGGCGGTGAAACTTACATAATAGTGCTGACATTCAAGTACTGGGCCTCAGATACagaggagaggggaaatattTCATATGCAAATCAAGGAAAGCAGATCAAGGAAACAGACATCACAAGAGctacaagaaaaaataaaaagaaatg contains these protein-coding regions:
- the NDUFS5 gene encoding NADH dehydrogenase [ubiquinone] iron-sulfur protein 5, which gives rise to MPFWNLQDQLGINADKWMLHQSSEQPYKRAALCHAFEKEWIECASGIGQIRARKECGPEYEDFQECINRHKTIMRLKTIVAQKKKLIKEGKYTPPEHHSGKPEARP